Proteins encoded together in one Fimbriiglobus ruber window:
- a CDS encoding four-helix bundle copper-binding protein, which yields MIKIGAMAIVLASGLLLSAKPVDSPADKPHEHGSHEKCAKACADCMLECEMCVRHCTTLTAGGKKEHLITAETCNDCGDVCAAAAKIVARSGPLAVQVCEACLKTCETCAAECEKFPDDAHMKKCAKACRDCAAACKEMVSHKAAAK from the coding sequence ATGATCAAGATCGGCGCGATGGCGATTGTGCTGGCGAGCGGGTTGTTGTTGTCGGCCAAGCCCGTGGACTCGCCGGCAGACAAGCCTCACGAACACGGCAGCCACGAGAAATGCGCGAAGGCGTGTGCCGACTGCATGCTGGAATGCGAGATGTGCGTCCGGCACTGCACGACGCTGACGGCGGGCGGGAAAAAGGAACACCTCATCACGGCCGAGACGTGCAACGACTGTGGCGACGTCTGCGCGGCGGCGGCAAAGATCGTGGCCCGCTCCGGGCCGCTGGCGGTTCAGGTTTGTGAGGCGTGTCTGAAGACCTGCGAGACCTGCGCGGCCGAGTGCGAGAAGTTCCCGGACGACGCCCACATGAAGAAATGCGCGAAGGCCTGCCGCGATTGCGCCGCCGCGTGCAAGGAAATGGTCTCCCACAAAGCCGCGGCAAAGTAG